CTGTTTTGGCATTGTAAACAGTTATTTGATTTAGGCTCTGAAGTTTTCAATTGTAGTTATCCCATAGAGTTAGTAAAAATTTTACATGATGATAGGAAGGGAACTCTAACTCGTAGAGGTTAGATTTACTCCCGAGAACTCATATGTATATTTACTGGGTTCTTCCCTACTTTTGAATTATATTAAAGCTTACCATTTCCCCAAAAAAAAGTTATGTGATTTAAACTCTCGCAAATGGATTATGGATGCCTATCTTTTTGTGGTTTTACGCATCTTTGGTCATAGGGAGGAGATGGAGAGGATTAATTGAGTGCTACATTCTGTTTCTGTTGGATTAGCACGAAATTTAGATATAAAGAAGCATGAATATCATTCAGGGCTGACGTCCTCAAATTTGTCGAATTAGTTGAGCCTACAGAATTAAGTAATGCAGTATATGTGCAAGATATTCAGATTTCCACATCGGAGCTTGGTATTTGATCAGTCCCCTAATTTTAGTTCATGGTTTAATTCCAAAAGATTCAATTTTCTATTCCTCAAAAAATGGAGTGTCAAGTCCTGACTAGTTTGGGTGGACAAAAGTGGATTGGTAAGTTGAAGATTCTACTTATATGTGTCTATGAATTCCTGCCCTCACACGCATTGAATGCTTATAGCCCCTTTGTCTGTGTGTTCAGGTAGCTTAAACTTTAGCCCATACAAAGAAGACTGGCTTCGTTTCAATACGTTAACCTTCAATTCTTCTGACTCTTCTAGGATATTGATTTGAAGGTTGTGTGACTATGCAGGTACTTGGAGATGaaagaattaattttattttgattGATGGTACATGGAGCAATTCCCAAGCAATGTTCAAGCGTTTAAAGGTAAACCAGAAATACAATTGGGGTCTGACCtccttttattttctattaCACGTCCATGGGGCTATGACTAAGCATTCTTGTCTCAGATGGGagacaagaaaaaggaaaagaggaaagaaaTCTAGTGGAGCAACCACAAGTTCATTGTCTTGTAGgttatatatttttcttgagttaaGTTATACAGATATAAGCATATGTGTTTTCACTTTGAAATGGAAAGGTTCCTAGTAAATAGTTCATTTACAACAACAGTAAGAATTAAATGCCTTGACATCTGGAAGTGCCACAGATTCTGAAACTCTTCTGCAATATGTAGTTTTGAAATCCCATCATTCCTTTGGTGGACATAAATGGATAGAGGTTATGAATTACCTTCTAATTAAGCAAATTTGTTTCCTGTTACACCAGTTCCAAGTTATAAATACGACACATGCAAGCAGGTACACATGAAATGTTGAATCTTACAAGAAAGTAAAGTAGTTCTTCTCTGAATGAATTAGTTACAAGTTTTTGTCATGCTTCTCTTCAATACATATATATCTTCATTTTTGTTGTGGATATACTTTGTGGATTTGGTAGATTGTATCACACTCGACTGGCTTCGCTTGTTTGTTTTGTAATACCCAATGTATATTTACGAATCTGACTCTTGTTTTCAAGTTATTGACACATGCGGTATTTGAACTATGCCTAAGAGTGTTTATGGGTATCAAATATCAGACACATCTCAAGCAAAAATCAGTTTGAGGATCCTGTTTTTCCAATTTCATGCTGCATTGCAAAAGATGAGCGTTGTATGGATCAGTCTAGTGATGTAGTAGTGCATCCTACTCAACATTTACCTTGAACATTGATGTGCAGGATAAAGCACAGGTAGTTTGGGGAGAAGACCTTCCTTGCATCTCTCTGAATGCAGGGGTATCTCTAATGCACAAACTTAGGCAAGATTCTTCATGCAAATGCTCATCTCTTGATATATTTGACTTGCATGCTTTAATAGTTTATTCTTGTTTGCCAATTTAATGCCACCGCGATTAAggttcaatttctttctttGTCTGAGAGCAGACCACAACCCTCATGGGACCGTACCTgcacagcagcagcagcagttgGTCTCCTTTATGAGCTTCATCTTGTTCCTGAGTTCAGCTCtcatggactggatagtcaggCTGAAGCTATCGAAGATGCTTTAGAGATTCTGTTTGAATCACTTACAGCTCGAAGACTTCGTATGGGGAGGTCCATCAGCCGAAAGGAGAGACATTACAGCAACCTCTGCTAGAAACAAGCATTTCTTCTACAATTTTGGCGGAGACTTTTTCCCTTCAATTGAGGCAGCGCCTGCATACTAACTGATTAGGTTATAAGAGGTGAGATCCTTGCTAATTTCTAGTATTACAGAAAGGAAATACAAAGTGACTGAGATCAAAGAACTTCGGTGGCCGGGCAGTGATTTTATCAGACTATACAGATTCAGATTTTTTTGCACAATGTTTTGATGCTGAAATTTCAGACACGTTTTTGGACATATGCCAGATGGTTGTGATGCAATGCTAAGTACTTGGACGCAAAGCGGATGATCGAAAAAATATGGTATTCGCTTTTCCCACATTTTGAACTTGAAAGCAAGCTATTTATTATGCTTTGGATTTGTTAAAAGGAACCATTTTGCTTGTATGTATAATGTATTTCAATTCTGAACTCACTGATGTATGTTTACGTGATTATATCTCAAGAATTTAGTTTCTTGAACTAGTCCTATATTTGGCTGTCCTGCTACTCTTAGTCTTACGGATTAAAAGACTGATAGAAAGAATTAATGTATTATTGGCTCTGAATGATAAAGTGAAGTTAATTATGGAGTTTGGGTTAAAGATGGATGGAAGAAATGGTGGCCTGTGTTTCCTTTCATTATCAAACTGTTTGTTAACAAGCGAGACAAAATGGTTCATGTATGCTAAAAGTTCAGTGGAGTTTATATCCAAATTTTGCCTATGCATTGGGGTATCTTGTGAAGTTTGCCAGATGTGCACCAAAAAGTGGTAAAATGACAACATATAAATGTCAATTGATACAAAAATTTAGGATCAAATTATGATTAATGGATACTAATACTAGTGTAGGGatgaataaggaaatgaaaacTGTCCAATAATAACAAATTCTTTACTTTATCATATTAATTTATTTTGGGCGGATAGCGGGAGTCGAACCCGCGTCTTCTCCTTGGTAAAGAGAAATTTTACCATTCGACCATATCCGCACTTTCCGTTCTTGATATATAATATGTCCACACAatattaaattaataaaattaatatatacCCGGATCATTTTTATATAGTGTCGGACCAGATACTCTCCTAAGGGCGATTccaattattttaaattattttattaattgtatTTTTTCATCATTCAAGAAGTTTGCAAGAAGTTTGACCCCCCCCcctaattttttctttatttgcattttcatcattttctttatttgcatttatttgcAAGAAGTTTACATGATCAGTATAATGTTGTCCACTACTATGTTTTTAGGAAATTAATCGAAGTTATTTATAAAATTGGGATGGTGTATTAATACAAACAAACTTCATTACCATGAATATTATCTACCTTAAACTTTCACTATGCATTCGTTTAACGGTTCACCACCATCACCTCTTATTAACCTTGAATTGCAccattaatttatttcaaattgaGGTTAATCGGGGGAAGAGATGGGTTAGATGGTTCAGAGGAACGAGTGTAAGTGCGAGATTGCGAATTCAAGTCCTTCCACTTACACTaaagaaagataaaattgaGGATAATAAGCATAAGAACGTAGAAGCATAGCAAAGTATATAACAAACGTTGAAATTTTGTGATGCATTGGTACAAATTTGTATTAGCACAAGACTTGCATAGAGTTTCGAAATTAAACTTTCAAACTAAGGCTACTGGGCATAAGATAATTCTAAAATATGCCTAATTTATCAtgcataataataataaaagaacTTGTATAAAATGTATTGAAATTATATATTTATGTGACACTATAAGCTGTTTACCTGTATAAGAATTGCCGAAACGAATATCAAATTgaggttaaaaaaaatatacataatTTATTGTAACTGATGCATAAAAGAGTGATACAAAAATGGATTGAAAATATTATAAACTGGCCCGAAAATCAAAATGTCAATATGATCCTTGTTTAGAAGTTTTTcaccaaataaaacaaaagaggGATTCCCCACGTATCCAACAACTAATATACTTCTTTGCTACTGCCAAACAAGGTTCCTCCTCCATCCATCCATTCATCCCCTTCCATCCCTTCTCCGCTTCTCTCTCTTCCATTTTCCtgccatttttttattttccacaAAAATGACACCCCTACAGATGCAGGCAGCTGCCACATTCCAACATTTTCttgtctctttctttttcaccaTTTTCATAACGAGACTGGACAAAACTGATCGTTGAACAGAAGAGAAACAATGGGGTCTAATCCATCTCTAATGttgtttctcttctttcttcttgttggATTGGCCTCTTCATCCTACATTTCAAGTGAGAATTGTTATGGCATTTATGTATACcatgttgattttttttttctaatctaATTTCTGTTTAATATATCTGAAACTTTCGTTCTATGTTAGATCATGCATTGGAGCCTAGCGGATTGAGAGGTCGTACCCTTCTTCAAGCAAAAGCATGTGAGATTCTTTCTCtcctttattcatttttgcaCCCTGGATATTGTTGGGaatgaagaaataaattaagtttcaaaatcatttttatccttgccacAATTTCATGGTTGTTCCTTGTGAGGGCATCCTTGATTAAACTTTTATTTTGACatcttaaaatttaaatttctgaaTCCCAGAATTATTCCTTTGTTATATCCTTTTGAATGTTAGTTAATTCTACAGAATTTCTTAGTCCTCCTAAATTATGAGCAATAAAGTTAATACTTCTACATGTTATCCATGGATTTAGCTTCAATCTTGCATTTCTTTCACTTAGGTAAATCATTCCAACAAATTAACTCATATGCTGCCTACATTCTTTTCATTATTTATGTTTAAAAGAATCCAACTAGGTTCGGTTACATGTGGAGAAACAATTTACTTTAagttaaaaaaattcataatatcagaaaaaaaaaagcatatgAATGCAGATAACTGCATGAAcagaaaaattaccattttagTGATCTATCCATGTTTCTTCAAGATTGACATAATTCAAGTTGTTTTTCTCTGCCTAAAGAACCATAGGTGGTCATTTCTACATGCCCTTATcaggaaaacaaaagagaaaaggaaaagttttatTTAATAGCTAAGCCTTCCATTCTACAAGAATTATTGAACACTGAAAATTCTTGGAAAATGTATGCTAAAACTTTCTGCAATCATGAAACTTTTCAGCTTGCCCTGTAAACTTTGAAGCTCAGAACTACACAATCATCACTAGCCAATGCAAAGGGCCGAATTACTCTCCAAAACTCTGCTGCGATGCCTTCAAGGAATTCGCCTGCCCTTTTGCTGATCAAGTGAATGACATGAAAAACGATTGTGCATCAACCATGTTCAGTTACATTAACATGTATGGACATTATCCTCCTGGACTTTTTGCGAATTTTTGCAAGGATGGCGCCCAGGGCCTTGAATGTGCATCTGCAGAAGCAGAAAGTCCCAAGAAAAATGGGGCGCTGAAAACTGCTCAATCAACTGTGCTGGTGCTGGCAGCTGGTTTCTTGACGTTTTTGTTGAATGCCTTCTAAAACTCAAGAACAGAAATCGAAAATGTGCACCTTTTAATTACTAGTTCAGACATTGATATCCTCCGAGTTTATATATAAGTAATATTTATCTTGAGATTGTAACGTTTTTTGTGCTCTGATCATTCTCTTGGACAATATTGAGCCTAATTCGTGCTGCTCGAAACATATTATTGTTCTTCAGGCTTTTCGAGCAATAAAATTAAGTTATAACTCACAATTTTCAACAACATTACAATCTAATTCACGATTAACGATTAACCACGTTTGGTGAGACTTGAACCTAAAACTAGTAAAATTTTCGTGACACATAAATCTTGGAGTTGCAGAGCAGGATAATCAGATTACAATAAGTTAGCTCAAATTTGtaggataatttcagaaacctcccttgagatttctgACTATTTCACTGACCTCCCTCTAGATTTCGAGAATTACACTAACGTCCCTTGAAGTTAATTATCTTGTAACATTTAAATCCAACcaataattaaaaagtgatattaggagagagaaaataatatgattCCATCATTGTCCCTCATCTACtacattatttaattaatttaacactaacacatacattaaagaAACACTACAATTTGTTGTTTATCATTAGGGataaaatcacatatagcatcAAATAATAGtatatcattttatatttttcacttaatataagatccaaatttctcttttcaATTACATACTCATTGTCAAACACAAttaataacaaataataaaaaaaatatgcaacCAAAATATTATAAAGAACAAACTTTAACATCATAAATATTCTTTTCAATATATTAAGGTTAGTCGCTGAGATTTTTATGATATTAAATTTCACTCTTTTTAATATTTTGGTTATAGATtgttttgattatttattattgATCTTGTCTGACAATGGATTTGTAACTGAAAAGAGGAATTTCGATCTTATATTAAATGAAATATATAGaatgatatactattttttGTGCCATATGTGATCCCAAATGATAAACAACAAATTCTATTGTTTTCTTTAATATTTGGGTTGATACTAGgttaattaaacaatttagtaGATGAAGGACAATAGTACAATCATATTATTTCTCTCTcctaatatcactttttaattgtttgttaGACCTAAAtgttataaaataataaatttcaaggaaggtaaatataatttttaaaacctgaAGGCAGGGCAATCAAATACTCAGAAACCTcgaggaggtttctgaaattatcccttatatCTAGCAGAATCACTCTTTCCCGTGTGGTGTACGGACCCAACCAACATTTGTGACATATATACTTACAATTTGgacttatttatttatatacatatatatatataatttatgtCTACAATAGTTGGTACAAGACACGCTCGACATTATACATTATGGTACCAAATTATTAAATTGAATTAgtaaatcatcaaaaaaataGTTAGTAAAGATATTTTAGTCAGATGATCGCAGAGATATTTGTTCAACTTCccagtttttcctttttttactCTCttgaacaaaacaaaaataatcaaaaaattaaaaactgtATGTAGTCTTCAAGCTAAAGATACAAAGATGAAATTAAATTTGGCTTCTCATTTTTGCATTGGGATTATAATTCCCTCCCAGCCAAaatcctttttttaaaaaaaaaaaaaagaaaattttaaggCCGTCCAAATAGCATAAAATTTAGAACCGATCGTCCCCGGCACAATTCATTCACCAGCAACTTGCGCCAGCCACCGCCGTCATGAGTCACCGTCCCTCCAATCACGTCAAGGAAGCAAACAAAAATGTTACTATAACCTATTATTTTCAAACTTCTTCTCCCACTTGActcttgatttttctttctctctatttttttttcctttcgtgATTAAATTTCATTATGTAGTAATTATTACAGACAATTAAATATTCGAGGAATATTGTTGCTCAATgcatttactttatttgattGTGTAATTCATTATAGGTTCTATGTATGTGTTTGTCGATTTTATAGTTGTAActtctactttctttttttttttttaagtgagaGATTTTGATTTCAAACATTTCTACTTATCGTCTCTTTCGACTCATTATCTGACTCAATTCTCCATTTATAACATGTTAAGGCCACTATTGTATAGGCTATATATAACTTATCAGTAGTTATGATTAAGTTCGGAACATGAGCATAATATGTCAAGTTGTAAAACAAAAATACTTGTCAAGTTGAAATTTCGGAGAAAAGTAAGTCTAAGCTGACATTTGTtacataaaccaaaaattttgattATACAGAATTTATTTCTACAGTATCTATAGcaaaagaacaaggaaaaaacAAGTTGCAATTGTAATTTTAATTAGTTAATCCAATTGGTTGATCACGTAGACAACATTGGCTCTTAAATTTCCCGAACAACATGATTTCTCCAACTAATGCTACTTCTTGTAATTCCTTCAGGGTGCAAGAGCATGAGTGTTGCCTGTGTTGTTAGCTACGCCATCTTGATCTATTAGTAACAGATAACATGTTATGCAGGTCATTGATGGTTTCTTGATTCTTTTAATACATTGGTCGGACTAGGAAAAGGGAGAGGGAGTGAGAAGGTATCAAACAGAAAATCCCAGTAAAGCAAACAGCAAAAGTTCCTTAAAGCAACATCATTTCTCACAAAACAACAGCAATGAAAGTTCAACCTCTGTCCCCCCAAACGAGGAAAATGAAGACATAATGTGGACAACAAACAAAATTACGCAAATATTATTGGCTGTGGCCAATGCCAGTTAAAGAATCGTGTCAACGTATCATTGGTAGGTTCAATATATAATTTCTTGGATGAAAGGTGTTTggagaataaattatttcactATTTTACCCATCTTTTTGTCTCATGATTTCGAGTcaagttgaaaattttgacaaatttgtaTGTGTGGTTGCACGTACAATGACAGGTCTTTGTCTTTCTGACTCCCTACCAAGTCATCTTGAATAATTTACCTTTGTTCCATTCAACCTCAATTGATGCCATTGAtctctttcttgatttttttgttCACGTTTTGAACCTTTTCTTCGACCTAAGGTGCTTGGATTTGTCGGTGTTTGGCGGATATTTTAGTGTAGCATCAGAAAGTATATTATATGCCAGCTATGGATGTGCTAATGAGGCTTACTAATTAGAGATTCTTCAAATTAAATGCAAGTGTCTCACTTCTTCTATCATAGCTACAATGACAGATCAGTCAGATTTTAAGTGCATACTTGATCATATGCCAAAAATGAAGGGTTATATACCACCCTAATGTACTACAATGACAGTTGGAAAGGTTTTCTGAAACAACGATATAATACtttgaataaattttatatacactgataatgtatacactatcacgattGGATACAcgatatatatgaaaaatttggATTTCAATTCCAATTTgaattatgtgtcatgcattCAATGGTGAAAATGTATATACTATCAGCGTGTAGAAAATTAGTTCTACTACTTTTGTGATGTactatatgtgaaataaaaaaataaaaggtaaaTTAAAAAACGTGTATATGATGCAATCGAATAATGTCTTGTAAATCATATGTAATACAGGGGAATTGGAGTCTGAAATGAGAACATAATTGAATTTGGAACAATGATACCACAGCCTTGATTGTCGGTGTTTGGTGGATATTTTAGTGTAGCATCAGAAAGTATATTATATGCCAGCTATAGATGTGCTAATAAGGCTTGCCAATTAGAGATTCTTCAGATTAAACGCAAGTGTCACACATCTTTTATCATAGCTACAATGACAGATTAGTCAGATTTTAAGTGCATACTTAGTCATATGCCAAAAATGAAGGGTGACATATCACCTAATGTACTACAATGACAGTCTTAGTATGTTTGGAAAGAGGATTATAAGTTTTTTGAAACAACAATATAATattttgagtaaatcttatatacgcTAATAGTGCGTACACTATCATGATTGAATACACTacatatatacaaaatttgagtttcaaattcaaattcgaattataTGTCAGACATCCAATAAtgaaagtgtatacactatcagtgtataaaagattaattctaCTACTTTTGTGATagtgtatgtgagataaaaaataaattaattaaaaaacatGTATATGATGCAATCAAATAATGTCTTGTAAATCATATGTAACAGGGGATTTGGAGTCTGAAATGATAACATAATTGAATTTGGAACAATGATACCACAGCCCTGATTGCGGAATATGTTTTCTGCCTTTCCCAGATGCTGAGAATATCCCCATACAAGAAGACGAAAGGGCCATCTTCAGTTGCATCCAAATCTAAACATGACTTTTGCAGAAAAGTGTGCGGGAACAGATCTCAAACTACATATTCACCTGCATAACAAGATGGCGTAGGGCTTCTGCAAAATGTTTTATATGTCATAGTACAACtcatcattaatttttttttaaatcataatAAGTACGTCAAATTATTGTAGTACAACGGTGTATTAAGGTCAATAATCTCTGCTGATTAAACAAATAGTGATGCATCACCGTAATCACATTTATAATGCTATCATCCTGTCCACATCCTGTCCACAACCATCAAACATTTTTCCCCTAGGACAAGTCTATTAAATATTGAACTGCGTTGCcgttttgataaaaaaaaaaaagtctattAAATATTGAATGTCCTGAGTATTTGTACCGGTTGTTGAGCCAATAATTACTGCTAGAACTAGTATAAACAGTATAAAAGTGcacaaaattgaagaaaagagaaagtaTAAATGGGGCAATATTACTAATATTTCAATCAATTTGCCAGAACTAGCTGATTACAATACAAGCAGAGACAGCAATATCATGAGAAAAGCCCACCAGTTGCAACAAAACCTTAACAAAGAAAccatcaatttttgttttctttttccttcataGTCAgccccacccaaaaaaaaagggaagagaaagaagaaacaGAGAGTTGTTCTGTTTTTCTTCCCATTATCTATGCTGTGATTCCGAAAAACATCATACTAATACCCATGGTTTTTCAAGAATTCAAGTTAGAAATGGATTGGAATCAGGGCTTCTTTTTATCTGTGAGCAGTAACCAGAGTCTCTATGAACCTCAACCCATCAAACCTTGGCGCAAATTTATCTGAAGAAGTTGTTGTTTGTGATGcagatttcttctcttttttcttgctCGAAACATTAAGATCCTGGCAAGAATGAATCAATTCTTCGTCAGCTAAAAAAATTTAAGCAAATCAAGCAAAGTTaacattcattcatcacatagAAGACTATCTTCACCTCCTAACCTTGAAAAACTAGGGAGAAAAAAGAGGATAAACAAGTAAAAAGAGTCGACTTCCAACAAGAAAAAACATGGAATTTCACAGGTCTTCTCATCTCCTTAATTTCCAAGAAAGAAGATTTTCTTGTGCAAGAATGAAAAGGACTCGAGTCACATGGAAAACGAAAGTAAAGGAAGGACTTCCATATACCTCATGAGGGATGTTGGTCTTGggtgaagaagaggaagaaacaGAGTAAGCTGATGCAGAAGCTGCAGCCATGGAAGCTGCTACAATTCCTGATTTCTTCATGAATTCTTGATGGcgcaaaaaagaaaattaagccTGCAGGCTGCAGCTGGCTTTTTGATTTGCAGGgttgaaaaatcagattttactttttattttcttgggaTTACTTCGGAGTATGGAAATTGGGATGAGGGGAATGGGGACATGGGCCGCCATTTATAGTGGGAACTCGCAACTTGGAAGGGCGACTTGGTCCGCTTTTGGTCAGTGCTAGAATTTGGACGCCGTAACCACAGCTGCATGCCCCACACCGGCACTTAAGATTACTTTTCTAGCCTTGGATCAATTTTCCACCTTTGTTTAACATTTTTGGACACGAGGTTATATTAGTTtgtaatttttcctttcttttttctaagAAGGAATGAGTAAAGAGGGTGACCATAAGATGTTTTTGCAATAGAACTTTAGACAAAAATATCTAAGTATATCAACACGATTAGATGTGATatttttcatcttattgaaatATATTGATCAGCGTGAtctttataaattttatttaatgTTGAATCTGATTTGAATTAAAGTTCAGATCTCTTTTTAAAGGTAAAATATTTAGAGTTTATTCAAACATAAATATTAACTGTAATGTGCCTATTTTGAACTCTAATTTTCATATCTACATGTAATAATTGCAAAGGCGTATCACAAtattacttttttaaaaaataaatagtattTCAGTATAAATTTGTACTCGGTTAATCAAATcaaaagtagaaaagaaaaaaccttCTTAAGGAATTAAATACTAAAAAATTGGCTACATTCATCAAGATATTATTGCGCCATGTTAAATGAGGATGAAGGATATAAAAATACTATAAGAGATGGACTAAGGGAGATTAAAAGAAATTTAGcttaaaataaagaaaaaaagagtaaaaGTGAAATGCTTATCATTTTCCTAGTTCTTTCTTCACTTGTTTTCCTTTCCAAGATGTAAAATCGGCCAAAGCAAAATCCTCTTCTTGAAAGAGAACGAAAAATCTCTTCTAGATGCATTTCATGTTCTCGAATAGGGGTAGTTTGGTAAACTCAACATAGTACTCATTCATGTTTCCCGCGGCATCTCGGGAATTGATTTCTTCGAGACAACGGTTGTTGGAGGTCGGAGCCGATTGGGAGATCTTTCGAGGTTATGCTCCAGTCAGTGATTGCAACGTGTATGGCTGGAGATGAAGCGACGTCAGCcccaactcttttttttttttttctagtcaGCAGAATGACTTTTGCATTTTACTAAACTTAATCCACAGGAAACcacaaaagccggcaacttttgtGGTTCCTGAGGAGCCTAATAAACTTTTGGGATTTGGGTAGTCAGCCCCAACTCTGCTTCACTGGTTTTATTATGGCCTGGAAATTTGAAGGCTTTAAGTGGAGGGTAAAAAGGATCATTTGAAAGTTAAAAGGACTGGTTGGCAGTTGATATTCGGTTTTCCATTTGTACCCTCAATCAATTCCATCCAATAGTTAAGTCAATTCCATCCATTTGAAAAGTCAATAGTGCAAGATGATTCATAGCCCTGAAAAATCAACAAGAACCAAAATTAAAGTGGTTGGCTTTAACcgatttttcttgttttaattaaaaatatttcaacTTGTGTTATTGTTTAGTCATCATGGACATGTATAGGCCAAACACAAAGAGCTCGTGATCCTAAATTAGAAGTCAGATAATGATTTGTATAATTAATCGAAAAGCTGTTTCCATGTCTA
Above is a genomic segment from Coffea eugenioides isolate CCC68of chromosome 5, Ceug_1.0, whole genome shotgun sequence containing:
- the LOC113772014 gene encoding GPI-anchored protein LLG1-like produces the protein MGSNPSLMLFLFFLLVGLASSSYISNHALEPSGLRGRTLLQAKASCPVNFEAQNYTIITSQCKGPNYSPKLCCDAFKEFACPFADQVNDMKNDCASTMFSYINMYGHYPPGLFANFCKDGAQGLECASAEAESPKKNGALKTAQSTVLVLAAGFLTFLLNAF